A stretch of Corallococcus macrosporus DNA encodes these proteins:
- a CDS encoding FUSC family protein — protein MRGDGGEPVAEGWVAPRGRAARGHLPRHVAGLFRFQPGRPAMAAGLRTALALGVPLAVSAMLGKPAASWAGMAGLFVALVDKGGPYRTRARAMGAMTVLGALVGFIVALPSPFWVDVALTLFWVTACGFARSFGDTPGIVGMLLANLFVVSLALPQRGLDAVLMQAAYFVAGGVWSMFLALVLWPLRPYRPARLAIAACYEELAEVSEAMAAWPMEGPSRVGTWEAVQRAARMRRTLETARATLGATRQGRQEESGRGEYLLVLLEDADALSLLFTAMSEALDEAPRQGACRTARMESQHALGALAVDLRGVVGALARGSVPVPSSWDAERVMRVLQAEGGPPEPARSQYAHVAGLLGRLREYSAVALDVAARLESGEPLPERDTKPLGLEPGRRRSGWKVLRDHLTPESVVFRHALRLGLTATVATALAEGLGLNHWYWVTITVIVVLQPYAGLTTEKGLQRVAGTFVGSVLAMGLVHVLPAQWMMLVAIVLLVCVSVSVRPLNFTVYQVLLAPALVLLAELQTGDWRLAGVRILNTLMGGVLALVGIRLLWPNPEHARFAEEVACVLKADQDYLREVARTPVPTEAALREARRKVGVALLSAEASFQRLLSEWKGPAKELEPGMALITYARRFTAAVTALAASRAWHPESNLEPVVRYATDALEELSAALVAHRVPTGLKREAPGLDGTDALARTQVTRLVRQLNVLHHAVERMPPALRASEDGATPVPA, from the coding sequence ATGCGCGGGGACGGAGGCGAGCCGGTGGCGGAGGGCTGGGTGGCGCCACGCGGGCGTGCGGCCCGGGGACACCTGCCCCGCCACGTCGCGGGCCTCTTCCGCTTCCAGCCGGGCCGGCCCGCGATGGCGGCGGGGCTTCGCACGGCGCTGGCGCTGGGCGTGCCGCTGGCTGTCTCCGCGATGTTGGGAAAGCCGGCCGCGTCGTGGGCGGGCATGGCGGGGCTCTTCGTCGCCCTGGTGGACAAGGGCGGGCCGTACCGCACGCGCGCCCGGGCCATGGGGGCGATGACGGTGCTGGGCGCGCTGGTGGGGTTCATCGTCGCGCTGCCCAGTCCCTTCTGGGTGGACGTGGCGCTGACGCTCTTCTGGGTGACGGCGTGCGGCTTCGCGCGCAGCTTCGGGGACACGCCGGGCATCGTGGGCATGCTGCTGGCGAACCTGTTCGTGGTGTCGCTGGCCCTGCCGCAGCGCGGGCTGGACGCGGTGCTGATGCAGGCGGCGTACTTCGTGGCGGGCGGCGTGTGGTCCATGTTCCTGGCGCTGGTGCTGTGGCCGCTGAGGCCCTACCGCCCGGCACGGCTGGCCATCGCGGCCTGCTACGAGGAGCTGGCGGAGGTCTCGGAGGCGATGGCGGCCTGGCCCATGGAGGGGCCTTCGCGGGTGGGGACGTGGGAGGCGGTGCAGCGGGCCGCGCGCATGCGGCGGACGCTGGAGACGGCGCGAGCGACGCTGGGCGCCACACGCCAGGGACGCCAGGAGGAGAGCGGCCGGGGCGAGTACCTGCTGGTGCTGCTGGAGGACGCGGACGCGCTGTCGCTCCTGTTCACGGCGATGTCGGAGGCGCTGGACGAGGCACCGCGACAGGGCGCGTGCCGCACGGCCCGCATGGAGTCACAGCATGCGCTGGGGGCGCTGGCGGTGGACCTGCGGGGCGTGGTGGGCGCGCTGGCGCGGGGCTCGGTGCCGGTGCCGTCGTCGTGGGACGCGGAGCGGGTGATGCGGGTGCTCCAGGCGGAGGGTGGGCCGCCGGAGCCGGCGCGCTCGCAGTACGCGCACGTCGCGGGGCTGCTGGGGCGGCTACGGGAGTACAGCGCGGTGGCGCTGGATGTGGCGGCGCGGCTGGAGAGTGGCGAGCCGCTGCCGGAGCGGGACACGAAGCCGTTGGGGCTGGAGCCGGGGCGTAGGCGCTCGGGGTGGAAGGTGCTGCGCGACCACCTGACGCCGGAGTCGGTGGTGTTCCGGCACGCGCTGCGGCTGGGGCTCACCGCGACGGTGGCGACGGCGCTGGCGGAGGGGCTGGGGCTCAACCACTGGTACTGGGTGACCATCACGGTGATTGTCGTGTTGCAGCCGTACGCGGGGCTCACGACGGAGAAGGGGCTTCAGCGTGTGGCGGGGACGTTCGTGGGGAGCGTGCTGGCCATGGGGCTGGTGCACGTGCTGCCGGCGCAATGGATGATGCTCGTGGCCATCGTGTTGCTGGTCTGCGTATCGGTGAGCGTGCGGCCGTTGAACTTCACGGTCTACCAGGTGCTGCTGGCGCCAGCGCTGGTGTTGCTCGCGGAGCTCCAGACGGGGGACTGGAGGCTCGCGGGGGTGCGCATCCTGAACACGCTGATGGGTGGCGTGCTGGCGCTGGTGGGCATCCGGCTGCTCTGGCCGAACCCGGAGCACGCACGCTTCGCGGAGGAGGTGGCCTGTGTGCTGAAGGCGGACCAGGACTACCTGCGCGAGGTGGCGAGGACGCCGGTGCCCACGGAGGCCGCGCTCAGGGAGGCAAGGCGCAAGGTGGGCGTGGCGCTCTTGTCCGCGGAGGCGTCGTTCCAGCGGCTCTTGAGCGAGTGGAAGGGGCCGGCGAAGGAGCTGGAGCCGGGGATGGCGTTGATCACCTACGCCAGGCGCTTCACGGCGGCGGTGACTGCATTGGCGGCAAGCCGCGCCTGGCATCCGGAGTCGAACCTGGAGCCGGTGGTGCGCTACGCGACGGACGCGCTGGAGGAGTTGTCAGCGGCGCTGGTCGCGCATCGCGTGCCGACAGGGCTCAAGCGCGAGGCGCCCGGGCTGGACGGCACGGACGCGCTGGCGCGCACGCAGGTGACCCGACTGGTGCGCCAGTTGAACGTGCTCCACCACGCGGTGGAGCGCATGCCACCGGCACTGCGCGCCTCGGAGGACGGCGCCACGCCCGTCCCCGCGTGA
- the rpsD gene encoding 30S ribosomal protein S4, with protein MARELGPRGKLCRRLGIPLSRISAKDPDKDPVLRRPYPPGQHGATARVSVSDFAQRLREKQKLKLYYGLLEKQCRSAFLEARKAPGNTGKVLMQLLESRLDALVLRAGLATSIRQARQFVRHGYFQVDGKRADIPSIRLKPGNEVRFHPAHLKLTVVQDAFGRMKSRQVPAYVQVLGEGEGMRYVRLPEREEIPVDVNEPFIVEYYAQRS; from the coding sequence GTGGCACGTGAACTGGGACCGCGAGGGAAGCTGTGTCGGCGGTTGGGCATCCCGCTGTCGCGCATCAGCGCGAAGGACCCCGACAAGGATCCGGTGCTGCGCCGGCCGTATCCGCCGGGCCAGCACGGGGCGACGGCGCGCGTGTCGGTGAGCGACTTCGCGCAGCGGCTGCGGGAGAAGCAGAAGCTGAAGCTGTACTACGGCCTCTTGGAGAAGCAGTGCCGCAGCGCCTTCCTGGAGGCGCGCAAGGCGCCGGGCAACACGGGCAAGGTGCTGATGCAACTGCTGGAGAGCCGGCTGGACGCGCTGGTGCTGCGCGCGGGGCTGGCCACGAGCATCCGCCAGGCGCGGCAGTTCGTGCGCCACGGCTACTTCCAGGTGGACGGCAAGCGCGCGGACATCCCGAGCATCCGGCTCAAGCCGGGCAACGAGGTGCGCTTCCATCCAGCGCACCTGAAGCTCACGGTGGTGCAGGACGCTTTCGGCCGGATGAAGTCCCGGCAGGTGCCCGCGTACGTGCAGGTCCTGGGGGAAGGGGAGGGCATGCGCTACGTGCGCCTGCCCGAGCGCGAGGAGATCCCCGTGGACGTGAACGAGCCGTTCATCGTCGAGTACTACGCGCAGCGCAGCTGA
- a CDS encoding M4 family metallopeptidase: MALRTDLSKPVVATQNRTDTKPVNTVKPQGPVGMSSQSSFSTGAPSKAKATVALNGVGQKLTPGPVDLASPQAQRAVQQTVAYVNQKNPQLTGITGGTSFAPRTVERDQLGMTHVRMDRMHEGVKVAGEQIIGHLDAQGQFDSLTGDVTNIPAGLGKAPTKLSAKDALAVAQKDFNGETSKAPTSEKVIVKGKDGQYHAAYHVTLTDTSLSNGKDPRSMNYFIDANTGESLKQFNTIRQCCTGGAAHAAHTQGAKAQTPTTPGKTPTTPTTPTPPTKPGTGTARVADDQTMYSGKVDLQTTKNKDGTYSLEDKTRGKGIVTYDAKNKPEASGATAITDKNDVWGEKTDPSRAAAAVDAHYGAAMTYDFYKDILGRDSIDGKGEKLVSYVHTDVNLVNAFWDGEKMQYGDGDGNDSGPLTTLDIAGHEISHGLTERTAGLEYEGESGGLNESFSDIMGTGVEWYVSQKNQGVKFDWAVGEDAWTPKNGDNTDALRYMNDPTSDGYSIDNYKNFPKMTEVHGSSGIANNAFFLLTEGGKNKTSGIEVKDGIGMEKSLKVFGRALTTYMTPQTNFSQARAATLKAATDLYGKDSVEVKKVAEAWTAVGVTK; this comes from the coding sequence ATGGCCCTGCGCACCGACCTCTCGAAGCCTGTCGTCGCCACCCAGAACCGCACCGACACCAAGCCGGTGAACACCGTGAAGCCGCAGGGCCCGGTGGGCATGAGCTCGCAGTCCAGCTTCAGCACGGGCGCGCCCTCCAAGGCGAAGGCGACGGTGGCGCTGAACGGCGTGGGCCAGAAGCTGACGCCGGGGCCGGTGGACCTGGCCAGCCCCCAGGCGCAGCGGGCCGTGCAGCAGACGGTGGCGTACGTGAACCAGAAGAACCCGCAGCTGACCGGCATCACGGGCGGCACGTCGTTCGCGCCGCGCACGGTGGAGCGGGACCAGCTGGGCATGACGCACGTGCGCATGGACCGCATGCACGAGGGCGTGAAGGTCGCCGGTGAGCAGATCATCGGCCACCTGGACGCGCAGGGTCAGTTCGACAGCCTCACGGGCGACGTGACCAACATCCCCGCGGGCCTGGGCAAGGCGCCCACGAAGCTGTCCGCGAAGGACGCGCTGGCGGTGGCGCAGAAGGACTTCAACGGCGAGACGTCCAAGGCGCCGACCTCCGAGAAGGTCATCGTGAAGGGCAAGGACGGCCAGTACCACGCCGCCTACCACGTGACGCTCACGGACACGTCCCTGTCCAACGGCAAGGACCCGCGCTCGATGAACTACTTCATCGACGCGAACACCGGCGAGTCCCTCAAGCAGTTCAACACCATCCGCCAGTGCTGCACCGGCGGCGCCGCGCACGCCGCCCACACGCAGGGCGCCAAGGCCCAGACGCCCACCACGCCGGGCAAGACGCCGACGACGCCCACGACGCCCACCCCCCCGACGAAGCCGGGCACCGGCACGGCCCGCGTGGCGGACGACCAGACGATGTACAGCGGCAAGGTCGACCTCCAGACGACGAAGAACAAGGACGGCACGTACTCGCTGGAGGACAAGACGCGCGGCAAGGGCATCGTGACGTACGACGCGAAGAACAAGCCGGAGGCGTCCGGCGCGACGGCCATCACCGACAAGAACGACGTCTGGGGTGAGAAGACCGACCCGTCGCGCGCCGCCGCCGCGGTGGACGCGCACTACGGCGCGGCGATGACCTACGACTTCTACAAGGACATCCTCGGCCGCGACTCCATCGACGGCAAGGGTGAGAAGCTCGTCTCCTACGTGCACACCGACGTGAACCTGGTGAACGCGTTCTGGGACGGCGAGAAGATGCAGTACGGCGACGGCGACGGGAACGACTCCGGCCCGCTCACCACGCTGGACATCGCGGGCCACGAAATCAGCCACGGCCTCACGGAGCGCACCGCGGGCCTGGAGTACGAGGGCGAGTCCGGCGGCCTCAACGAGTCCTTCAGCGACATCATGGGCACGGGCGTCGAGTGGTACGTCAGCCAGAAGAACCAGGGCGTGAAGTTCGACTGGGCGGTGGGCGAGGACGCGTGGACGCCCAAGAACGGCGACAACACGGACGCCCTCCGCTACATGAACGACCCGACGTCGGACGGCTACTCCATCGACAACTACAAGAACTTCCCGAAGATGACGGAGGTTCACGGCTCCAGCGGCATCGCGAACAACGCCTTCTTCCTGCTCACCGAGGGCGGCAAGAACAAGACGTCCGGCATCGAGGTGAAGGACGGCATCGGCATGGAGAAGAGCCTGAAGGTCTTCGGCCGCGCGCTCACCACGTACATGACGCCGCAGACGAACTTCTCCCAGGCCCGCGCCGCGACCCTCAAGGCGGCCACGGACCTGTACGGCAAGGACTCCGTCGAGGTGAAGAAGGTCGCCGAGGCGTGGACCGCCGTCGGCGTGACGAAGTAG
- a CDS encoding arylsulfatase, translated as MSLKEYKPGSPFPGVIGRTWEQSSQAWPAPLRSKPGAPNVLFIILDDTGFGHLGCYGSPIRTPNLDRLARGGLLYNNMHTTALCSPTRSCVLTGRNHHSNGMATITEGSSGYPGYNGTIPFENGFLSEILLGAGYNTYALGKWHLTPAEQTSAAGPYSRWPLGRGFERFYGFLGGDTHQYYPDLVHDNHAIRPPATPEEGYHLTPDLVEKAMDCIADTKQIAPNKPFFLYFATGAMHAPHHVPREWADRYAGQFDDGWDAYRQRVFQRQLELGVIPPGTQLSRHDPDVQEWDPLPPEEKRLYARMMEVFAGYLEHTDHHIGRLLQFLEDTGELENTLIMVLSDNGASAEGGPHGSVNELKFFNNAPESLEQNLAAMEDLGGPKYFNHYPWGWAWAGDTPFRRWKREVYRGGTTDPFIVHWPRGIQARGEVRTQYAHAIDMVPTVLDCLGLEPPLEIRGVTQSPIEGVSFKHTFNDANAESRHHTQYFEMMGTRALYHDGWRAVCPFPGPSFAEAGEGLGESKLTEDRLRELDAHGWELYHVAEDASETRNVADAQQGKLIEMIALWYAEAGRYQVLPIGAVDLALFSQERPRISGERTRYVYRPRTSPAPENAAVHVLNRPHTITAHVDVHDGAEGVLLSHGGLTGGYTFFMQGGKLHYVYNFVGEQEFHIESAVDVPQGRSTLTFEFEPTGKPDLRVGKGAPGRGRLYINGDLVAQSDIGATMPLVISLGEGLTCGRDENSSVSQRYRAPFEFTGTLYEVTVDVSGEHVRDAKAEQKAAMAKQ; from the coding sequence ATGTCCCTCAAGGAATACAAGCCCGGCAGTCCCTTCCCCGGCGTCATCGGCCGCACCTGGGAGCAGTCCTCCCAGGCGTGGCCCGCGCCCCTGCGCTCGAAGCCCGGCGCGCCCAACGTCCTGTTCATCATCCTGGATGACACCGGCTTCGGGCACCTGGGCTGCTACGGCTCGCCCATCCGCACGCCGAACCTGGACCGGCTGGCCAGGGGCGGGCTGCTCTACAACAACATGCACACCACCGCGCTGTGCTCGCCCACGCGCTCGTGTGTCCTCACCGGCCGCAACCACCACTCCAACGGGATGGCCACCATCACCGAGGGCTCCTCGGGCTACCCCGGCTACAACGGCACCATCCCCTTCGAGAACGGCTTCCTCTCCGAAATCCTGCTGGGCGCGGGCTACAACACGTATGCCCTGGGCAAGTGGCACCTGACCCCCGCGGAGCAGACGAGCGCGGCGGGGCCGTACTCGCGCTGGCCGCTGGGCCGCGGCTTCGAGCGCTTCTACGGCTTCCTGGGCGGGGACACGCACCAGTACTACCCGGACCTCGTCCACGACAACCACGCCATCCGTCCGCCCGCGACGCCGGAGGAGGGCTACCACCTCACGCCGGACCTGGTGGAGAAGGCGATGGACTGCATCGCGGACACGAAGCAGATCGCCCCGAACAAGCCCTTCTTCCTCTACTTCGCCACCGGCGCCATGCACGCGCCCCACCACGTCCCCAGGGAATGGGCGGACCGCTACGCGGGCCAGTTCGACGACGGCTGGGACGCCTACCGTCAGCGGGTGTTCCAGCGGCAGTTGGAGCTGGGCGTCATCCCGCCTGGGACGCAGCTGTCGCGGCACGACCCGGACGTGCAGGAGTGGGACCCGCTGCCCCCGGAGGAGAAGCGCCTCTACGCGCGGATGATGGAGGTGTTCGCGGGCTACCTGGAGCACACGGACCACCACATCGGCCGGCTGCTCCAGTTCCTGGAGGACACGGGCGAGCTGGAGAACACGCTCATCATGGTGCTGTCCGACAACGGCGCCAGCGCGGAGGGCGGACCGCACGGCTCGGTGAACGAGCTGAAGTTCTTCAACAACGCGCCGGAGTCGCTGGAGCAGAACCTGGCGGCCATGGAGGACCTGGGCGGGCCGAAGTACTTCAATCACTACCCGTGGGGCTGGGCGTGGGCAGGGGACACGCCGTTCCGTCGCTGGAAGCGGGAGGTGTACCGGGGCGGCACCACCGACCCGTTCATCGTCCACTGGCCCAGGGGCATCCAGGCCAGGGGCGAGGTGCGCACGCAGTACGCGCACGCCATCGACATGGTGCCCACCGTGCTGGACTGCCTGGGCCTGGAGCCGCCCTTGGAGATCCGCGGCGTCACCCAGTCCCCCATCGAGGGCGTCAGCTTCAAGCACACGTTCAACGACGCGAACGCGGAGAGCCGGCACCACACGCAGTACTTCGAGATGATGGGGACGCGCGCGCTGTACCACGACGGCTGGCGCGCGGTGTGCCCGTTCCCTGGTCCGTCCTTCGCGGAGGCCGGGGAGGGGCTGGGCGAGTCGAAGCTCACCGAGGACCGGCTGCGCGAGCTGGATGCGCACGGCTGGGAGCTGTACCACGTGGCCGAGGACGCGTCGGAGACGCGCAACGTGGCGGACGCGCAGCAAGGCAAGCTCATCGAGATGATCGCCCTCTGGTACGCCGAGGCCGGGCGCTACCAGGTGCTGCCGATTGGCGCGGTGGACCTCGCGCTGTTCAGCCAGGAGCGCCCGCGCATCAGCGGGGAGCGCACGCGCTACGTCTACCGCCCGCGCACGTCCCCCGCGCCGGAGAACGCGGCGGTGCACGTGCTCAACCGGCCCCACACCATCACCGCCCACGTGGACGTGCACGACGGCGCGGAGGGCGTGCTGCTGTCCCACGGCGGCCTCACCGGCGGCTACACGTTCTTCATGCAGGGCGGGAAGCTGCACTACGTCTACAACTTCGTCGGAGAGCAGGAGTTCCACATCGAGTCGGCGGTGGACGTGCCGCAGGGACGCTCGACGCTGACGTTCGAGTTCGAGCCCACCGGCAAGCCCGACCTGCGCGTGGGGAAGGGCGCTCCCGGACGCGGCCGGCTCTACATCAACGGCGACCTGGTGGCCCAGAGCGACATCGGCGCCACCATGCCGCTGGTCATCAGCCTGGGCGAGGGGCTCACCTGCGGCCGCGACGAGAACTCGTCCGTCAGCCAGCGCTACCGCGCCCCCTTCGAGTTCACCGGCACGCTCTACGAGGTGACGGTGGACGTGTCCGGCGAGCACGTCCGCGACGCGAAGGCCGAGCAGAAGGCGGCCATGGCGAAGCAGTGA
- a CDS encoding aldo/keto reductase: MEYRQLGGSGFKVPVLSLGTGTFGGSGEFFKGFGSSDVKEATRLVDIALDAGVNMFDSADGYSAGLAEEILGKALEGRRDKAIISTKATFRAGTGPNDVGSSRFHLTRAVEAALRRLKTDYIDLFQLHAFDAVTPVEEVLNTLDGFVRAGKIRYIGCSNFSGWHLMKSLAVSERYNLARYVAHQAYYSLVGRDYEWELMPLAQDQKVGAVVWSPLGWGRLTGKLRRGAPKPELSRLNNPATASGGPQVPEEYLFKVVDALDAVAKETGKTVPQVALNWLLQRPTVSNVIIGARTEEQLRQNLGAIGWNLTPAQVATLDAASATPWPYPYFHQRQFHERNPFPVT; encoded by the coding sequence ATGGAGTACAGGCAGCTCGGTGGTTCGGGTTTCAAGGTCCCCGTCCTCTCCCTGGGCACGGGCACGTTCGGTGGCTCGGGTGAGTTCTTCAAGGGCTTCGGGTCCAGCGACGTGAAGGAGGCCACGCGGCTGGTGGACATCGCGCTGGACGCGGGCGTGAACATGTTCGACTCCGCGGACGGCTACTCGGCCGGGCTCGCGGAGGAGATTTTGGGCAAGGCGCTGGAGGGACGGCGCGACAAGGCCATCATCTCCACCAAGGCCACGTTCCGCGCGGGCACGGGGCCCAACGACGTGGGCTCCTCGCGCTTCCACCTCACGCGCGCCGTGGAGGCCGCGCTGCGCCGGCTGAAGACGGACTACATCGACCTGTTCCAGTTGCACGCCTTCGACGCGGTGACGCCGGTGGAGGAGGTACTCAACACGCTGGACGGCTTCGTGCGCGCGGGGAAGATCCGCTACATCGGCTGCTCCAACTTCTCTGGCTGGCACCTGATGAAGTCCCTGGCCGTGTCGGAGCGCTACAACCTGGCGCGCTACGTGGCGCACCAGGCCTACTACTCGCTCGTGGGCCGCGACTACGAGTGGGAGCTGATGCCGCTCGCGCAGGACCAGAAGGTGGGCGCGGTGGTGTGGAGCCCGCTGGGCTGGGGCCGCCTCACCGGCAAGCTGCGCCGGGGCGCGCCGAAGCCGGAGCTGAGCCGCCTGAACAACCCCGCCACCGCCAGCGGCGGCCCGCAGGTGCCGGAGGAGTACCTCTTCAAGGTCGTGGACGCGCTCGACGCCGTGGCGAAGGAGACGGGGAAGACGGTGCCGCAGGTGGCGCTCAACTGGCTGCTCCAGCGGCCCACCGTGTCCAACGTCATCATCGGCGCGCGCACGGAGGAGCAGCTGCGCCAGAACCTGGGCGCCATCGGCTGGAACCTCACGCCCGCGCAGGTGGCCACGCTGGACGCCGCCAGCGCCACGCCGTGGCCGTACCCGTACTTCCACCAGCGCCAGTTCCACGAGCGCAACCCGTTCCCGGTGACGTGA
- a CDS encoding ABC transporter transmembrane domain-containing protein, with product MSTSAPPASGRAPILRALAYLRRYRLEALGALLSLLLVSVANLGAPQMIRIAIDQGLARGEQRPVWLAVGGLVAIALGRGLFNFLQGYLAERASQGVAFDLRDALFARIQRLSFSYYDQAQTGQLLTRLTSDVEAVRTFVGSGIVQFAAAAAMLVGCAGLLLYLDPVLALAALAPVVPIMVVLRLFTRKMRPLFGQLQALLGSLNTTLQEDLRGLRVVRAFSGEARERERYEKTNAELKEKNLRVVDALSSNFPFVTFFANLGTLLVVGVGGWRIFHQRLTLGELVAFNSYLAFLLMPLMTLGFIAASLSRASASAQRVFELLDTAVEVTDRPGAGVLPPLQGRIELRDVRFRYAGSEREILRGVSVTLEPGQLVAVLGTTGSGKSTLINLLPRFYDVTGGAVLLDGHDVRDVTLASLRSQIGVVLQDALLFSGTVRENIAYGRPEATQAQVEAAAEAAQAAEFIRELPQGYDTVVGERGVGLSGGQRQRLAIARALLTDPRLLILDDSTSAVDARTETAIQGALDALMRDKHRTAIVIAQRISTVRDADLILVLDEGRIAAQGRHEELQATSGLYNDILGSQLLPPRQEEVA from the coding sequence GTGAGCACGTCCGCGCCACCCGCATCCGGCCGCGCCCCCATCCTGCGGGCGCTGGCCTATCTGCGCCGCTACCGCCTGGAGGCCCTGGGGGCACTGCTGTCGCTCCTGCTCGTCTCCGTGGCGAACCTGGGCGCGCCACAGATGATCCGCATCGCCATCGACCAGGGGCTCGCGCGCGGAGAGCAGCGGCCCGTGTGGCTGGCGGTGGGAGGGCTGGTCGCCATCGCGCTGGGGCGCGGCCTGTTCAACTTCCTCCAGGGCTATCTGGCGGAGCGCGCGTCGCAGGGCGTGGCGTTCGATTTGCGCGACGCGCTCTTCGCGCGCATCCAGCGGCTGTCCTTCAGCTACTACGACCAGGCGCAGACGGGGCAGTTGCTCACGCGGCTGACCAGCGACGTGGAGGCGGTGCGCACCTTCGTGGGCAGCGGCATCGTGCAGTTCGCGGCGGCGGCGGCGATGCTGGTGGGCTGCGCGGGGCTGCTGCTGTACCTGGATCCGGTGCTGGCGCTGGCGGCGCTCGCGCCGGTGGTGCCCATCATGGTGGTGTTGCGCCTGTTCACCCGGAAGATGCGGCCGCTGTTCGGCCAGCTCCAGGCGCTGCTGGGCTCGCTCAACACCACGCTCCAGGAGGACCTGCGCGGGCTGCGCGTGGTGCGCGCCTTCTCCGGCGAGGCGAGGGAGCGGGAGCGCTACGAGAAGACGAACGCGGAGCTGAAGGAGAAGAACCTGCGGGTGGTGGACGCGCTGTCCAGCAACTTCCCCTTCGTCACCTTCTTCGCCAACCTGGGCACGCTGCTGGTGGTGGGCGTGGGCGGCTGGCGCATCTTCCACCAGCGGCTGACGCTGGGAGAGCTGGTGGCCTTCAACAGCTACCTGGCCTTCCTGCTGATGCCCCTGATGACGCTGGGCTTCATCGCGGCCAGCCTGTCGCGGGCGAGTGCGTCCGCGCAGCGCGTCTTCGAGCTGCTCGACACGGCGGTGGAGGTGACGGACCGCCCGGGCGCGGGGGTGCTGCCGCCGCTGCAGGGCCGCATCGAGCTGCGCGACGTGCGCTTCCGCTACGCGGGCAGCGAGCGTGAAATCCTGCGCGGCGTGAGCGTGACGCTGGAGCCCGGCCAGCTGGTGGCGGTGCTGGGCACGACGGGCTCTGGCAAGAGCACGCTCATCAACCTGCTGCCCCGCTTCTACGACGTCACCGGGGGCGCGGTGCTGCTGGACGGACACGACGTGCGGGACGTGACGCTCGCGAGCCTGCGCTCGCAGATTGGCGTGGTGCTCCAGGACGCGCTGCTGTTCTCCGGCACGGTGCGGGAGAACATCGCCTACGGGCGCCCGGAGGCGACACAGGCCCAGGTGGAGGCCGCGGCGGAGGCGGCCCAGGCGGCGGAGTTCATCCGCGAGCTGCCCCAGGGCTACGACACGGTGGTGGGCGAGCGCGGCGTGGGGCTCTCCGGCGGGCAGCGGCAGCGGCTGGCCATCGCGCGGGCGCTGCTCACCGACCCGCGCCTGCTCATCCTGGACGACAGCACGTCCGCGGTGGACGCGCGCACGGAGACCGCCATCCAGGGCGCGCTGGACGCGTTGATGCGGGACAAGCACCGGACGGCCATCGTCATCGCCCAGCGCATCAGCACCGTGCGGGACGCGGACCTCATCCTCGTGCTGGACGAGGGGCGCATCGCCGCGCAGGGCCGCCACGAGGAGTTGCAGGCCACCAGCGGGCTCTACAACGACATCCTCGGGTCGCAGCTCCTGCCGCCGCGACAGGAGGAGGTGGCATGA